The following coding sequences lie in one Cronobacter universalis NCTC 9529 genomic window:
- the panS gene encoding ketopantoate/pantoate/pantothenate transporter PanS: protein MLATLTRLFPLWALLLSVIAYYTPSTFTPIGPWVSTLLMLIMFGMGVHLKLDDFKRVLSRPAPVAAGIFLHYLVMPLAAWLLAMLFHMPPDLSAGMVLVGSVASGTASNVMIYLAKGDVALSVTISSVSTLVGVVATPLLTRLYVDAHIQVDVMGMLLSILQIVVIPIALGLIVHHLFPRVVKAVEPYLPAFSMVCILAIISAVVAGSASHIASVGLMVIVAVILHNSIGLLGGYWGGRLFGFDESTCRTLAIEVGMQNSGLAAALGKLYFSPLAALPGALFSVWHNLSGSLLAGYWSGKPGDGNAKKAR, encoded by the coding sequence ATGCTCGCGACACTCACCCGGCTGTTCCCGCTCTGGGCGCTGCTGCTCTCGGTTATTGCTTATTACACGCCCTCCACGTTTACGCCCATCGGCCCGTGGGTCAGCACGTTATTGATGCTGATTATGTTTGGCATGGGCGTGCACCTGAAACTCGACGATTTTAAACGCGTGCTGTCGCGCCCCGCGCCGGTGGCCGCCGGGATTTTCCTGCATTACCTGGTGATGCCGCTAGCCGCCTGGCTGCTGGCGATGCTGTTCCATATGCCTCCGGATCTCTCCGCCGGTATGGTGCTGGTGGGAAGCGTGGCGAGCGGCACGGCGTCTAATGTCATGATCTATCTGGCGAAAGGCGATGTGGCGCTGTCGGTGACCATCTCGTCGGTTTCAACGCTGGTGGGCGTAGTGGCCACGCCGCTGCTGACGCGCCTTTATGTTGACGCGCATATCCAGGTGGATGTAATGGGAATGCTGCTGAGCATTCTGCAAATCGTGGTGATCCCGATTGCGCTCGGGCTTATTGTGCATCACCTGTTCCCGCGCGTGGTGAAAGCGGTAGAGCCTTACCTGCCCGCGTTTTCCATGGTGTGTATTCTGGCGATTATCAGCGCCGTGGTAGCGGGCTCCGCCTCGCATATCGCGTCGGTCGGGCTGATGGTGATTGTGGCGGTTATTCTGCATAACAGTATCGGCCTGCTCGGCGGTTACTGGGGCGGGCGCCTCTTCGGCTTTGACGAATCCACCTGCCGGACGCTGGCGATTGAAGTGGGGATGCAAAACTCCGGGCTCGCCGCCGCGCTTGGAAAACTCTATTTCTCGCCGCTCGCGGCCCTGCCTGGCGCGCTGTTCTCGGTGTGGCATAACCTTTCCGGCTCGCTGCTCGCGGGCTACTGGTCCGGTAAACCGGGGGACGGAAACGCAAAAAAAGCGCGCTGA
- the rtcR gene encoding RNA repair transcriptional activator RtcR has protein sequence MQKRRVVIGMLGTVLDRRGKRANRWNKWRPSIALCQQPGLPVDRFELLHQARDASLAERVMEDIAAVSPHTEVRPHTVVMDDPWDFEEVYAALLDFATRYPFDTDNEEYLVHITTGTHVAQICWFLLTEARYLPAALLQTSPDRRGDEEDQKATGTASVIDLDLSRYATLTSRFQREQQQSVSFLKSGIDTRNATFNRLIDQIERVALRSTAPILLTGPTGAGKSFLAKRIFQLRQARHLVQGKLVSVNCATLRGDNAMSTLFGHVKGAFTGAQQARHGLLREADGGVLFLDEIAELGLDEQAMLLKAIEEKTFFPFGSDKEVRSDFQLIAGTHRDMARWVAEGRFREDLYARINMWAFALPGLAERREDIAPNVEYELQRFSAQQQTQIRFDKTARERYLAFACSPQARWPGNFRELGSSVARMATLAEQGRITDALVEEEIARLTASWQPLADPAVALPVDTATLDLFDRDQLTAVVAVCRRSASLSEAGRTLFAVSRQKKANPNDADRLRKYLARFGLSWEQVKAPE, from the coding sequence ATGCAAAAGCGTCGCGTGGTGATTGGCATGCTGGGCACCGTACTGGACCGGCGCGGTAAGCGCGCCAACCGCTGGAATAAATGGCGCCCCTCCATCGCGCTGTGTCAGCAGCCCGGTTTGCCTGTCGACCGCTTTGAATTGCTGCATCAGGCGCGCGACGCGTCGCTCGCAGAGCGGGTCATGGAAGATATCGCCGCCGTCTCGCCGCATACCGAAGTGCGCCCGCACACCGTGGTGATGGACGATCCGTGGGATTTCGAGGAGGTGTACGCGGCGCTGCTGGATTTCGCCACGCGCTATCCCTTTGATACCGACAATGAAGAGTATCTGGTGCATATCACCACCGGCACGCACGTAGCGCAGATCTGCTGGTTCCTGCTGACCGAAGCGCGGTATCTCCCGGCGGCGCTGTTACAGACCAGCCCCGATCGCCGGGGCGATGAGGAAGATCAGAAAGCCACCGGCACGGCGTCGGTCATCGATCTCGATTTAAGCCGCTATGCGACGCTGACCAGCCGCTTCCAGCGCGAGCAGCAGCAGTCGGTGTCGTTTCTCAAATCCGGCATCGACACCCGTAACGCCACGTTTAACCGCCTGATCGACCAGATCGAGCGCGTGGCGCTGCGATCCACCGCGCCGATTCTGCTGACGGGGCCGACCGGCGCCGGGAAATCATTTCTCGCAAAGCGCATTTTCCAGCTGCGCCAGGCGCGGCATCTGGTGCAGGGAAAGCTGGTCTCCGTGAACTGCGCGACGCTTCGCGGCGATAACGCGATGTCGACGCTTTTTGGTCATGTGAAGGGCGCGTTTACCGGCGCGCAGCAGGCGCGGCATGGGCTTTTGCGCGAGGCCGACGGCGGCGTGCTGTTTCTGGATGAAATCGCCGAGCTGGGGCTCGATGAGCAGGCGATGTTGCTGAAAGCTATTGAGGAAAAGACCTTTTTCCCGTTCGGCTCGGATAAAGAAGTGCGGAGCGATTTCCAGCTTATCGCCGGTACGCACCGCGACATGGCGCGATGGGTCGCCGAAGGTCGCTTTCGTGAAGATCTCTACGCGCGCATTAATATGTGGGCCTTCGCGCTGCCGGGCCTCGCCGAGCGCCGCGAGGATATCGCGCCGAACGTGGAGTATGAGCTACAGCGCTTCTCGGCGCAGCAGCAGACGCAGATCCGCTTTGATAAAACCGCGCGCGAGCGCTATCTCGCTTTTGCCTGTTCGCCACAGGCGCGCTGGCCGGGCAACTTTCGCGAACTGGGCAGCTCGGTGGCGCGCATGGCGACGCTTGCCGAACAGGGACGTATTACCGACGCCTTAGTCGAGGAAGAGATCGCCCGCCTTACCGCGAGCTGGCAGCCGCTCGCAGACCCTGCCGTCGCGCTGCCCGTCGACACCGCGACGCTCGATCTCTTCGACCGCGACCAGCTGACGGCGGTTGTTGCCGTGTGCCGGCGCAGCGCCTCGCTCTCCGAAGCCGGACGCACGCTGTTTGCCGTTTCACGCCAGAAGAAAGCCAACCCGAACGATGCCGACCGGCTGCGTAAATATCTGGCGCGCTTTGGGCTGAGCTGGGAGCAGGTTAAAGCCCCTGAATGA
- a CDS encoding nucleotidyltransferase domain-containing protein, translated as MELNGVDAAMRERVRQVLNEVETKYGVKVLYACESGSRGWGFASPDSDYDVRFLYVHPPEWYLRVDAPRDVIELPIDDTLDVCGWEWRKALGLLKRANPTLIEWLDSPIVYRQDETAIGALRDQVPLWFSAERARWHYYSMARKNFHSYLQGETVRLKKYFYVLRPLLAVRWVEAGKGAPPMRFCTLLEGTVNDPLLREEIDTLLARKQRAGEAEYGASMPRIHAFIAAELARGETPPELPHSEKAQASQLDKLLYETVMA; from the coding sequence ATGGAACTGAACGGGGTGGACGCCGCCATGCGCGAGCGCGTGCGGCAGGTGTTAAACGAGGTGGAAACAAAGTATGGCGTGAAGGTGCTTTACGCCTGCGAATCGGGGAGCCGGGGCTGGGGCTTTGCCTCGCCGGACAGCGACTACGACGTGCGCTTTCTCTATGTGCATCCGCCTGAGTGGTATTTACGGGTCGATGCGCCGCGCGATGTTATCGAACTGCCCATCGACGACACGCTCGACGTCTGCGGCTGGGAGTGGCGCAAAGCGCTCGGGCTGCTCAAGCGGGCGAACCCGACGCTTATCGAGTGGCTCGACTCGCCGATAGTCTACCGGCAGGATGAGACCGCCATCGGCGCGCTGCGTGACCAGGTGCCGCTCTGGTTCTCCGCTGAGCGTGCGCGCTGGCACTACTACTCGATGGCCCGCAAAAACTTTCACAGTTATTTGCAGGGCGAGACGGTGCGGCTGAAGAAATATTTCTACGTGCTGCGCCCGCTGCTGGCGGTGCGCTGGGTGGAAGCGGGTAAGGGCGCGCCGCCGATGCGATTCTGCACGCTGCTGGAGGGCACGGTGAACGATCCGCTGCTGCGGGAAGAAATCGACACGCTGCTGGCGAGAAAACAGCGGGCGGGCGAGGCTGAGTATGGCGCATCGATGCCGCGGATACATGCGTTTATCGCCGCAGAGCTGGCGCGCGGCGAAACCCCGCCCGAGCTGCCGCACAGCGAAAAGGCGCAGGCGAGTCAGTTAGATAAGCTGCTTTATGAAACGGTGATGGCCTGA
- the pgi gene encoding glucose-6-phosphate isomerase, with product MKNINPTQTSAWQALQNHFDAMKDVTLAELFAKDADRFGKFSATFNDQMLVDYSKNRITEETLSKLLDLAKETDLAGAIKSMFSGEKINRTEDRAVLHVALRNRSNTPILVDGKDVMPEVNAVLEKMKKFSEAIISGEWKGYTGKPITDVVNIGIGGSDLGPFMVTEALRPYKNHLNMHFVSNVDGTHIAEVLKKVNPESTLFLVASKTFTTQETMTNAHSARDWFLKTAGDEKHVAKHFAALSTNAKAVGDFGIDTANMFEFWDWVGGRYSLWSAIGLSIILSVGYDNFVELLSGAHEMDKHFSTTPFEKNLPVLLALIGIWYNNFFGAETEAILPYDQYMHRFAAYFQQGNMESNGKYVDRDGNAVDYQTGPIIWGEPGTNGQHAFYQLIHQGTKLVPCDFIAPAITHNPLSDHHPKLLSNFFAQTEALAFGKSRDVVEQEFRDQGKDPAQLENVVPFKVFEGNRPTNSILLREITPFSLGALIALYEHKIFTQGAILNIFTFDQWGVELGKQLANRILPELGDDKSVDSHDSSTNGLINRYKAWRG from the coding sequence ATGAAAAACATCAACCCAACGCAGACTTCTGCCTGGCAGGCACTACAAAATCACTTCGACGCGATGAAGGATGTCACCCTCGCGGAACTCTTCGCCAAAGACGCTGACCGCTTCGGTAAATTCTCCGCCACCTTCAACGATCAGATGCTGGTGGACTACTCTAAAAACCGCATCACGGAAGAAACGCTCAGCAAACTGCTGGATCTGGCAAAAGAGACCGATCTGGCGGGCGCCATTAAATCCATGTTCTCCGGCGAGAAGATCAACCGCACCGAAGACCGCGCCGTGCTGCACGTCGCGCTGCGCAACCGCAGCAATACGCCGATCCTGGTGGACGGCAAAGATGTGATGCCGGAAGTGAACGCCGTGCTGGAGAAGATGAAAAAATTCTCCGAAGCCATTATCTCCGGCGAATGGAAAGGCTATACCGGCAAGCCTATCACTGACGTGGTGAACATCGGTATCGGCGGCTCTGACCTCGGCCCGTTCATGGTGACCGAAGCCCTGCGCCCGTACAAAAATCACCTCAACATGCACTTTGTCTCCAACGTCGATGGCACCCACATCGCCGAAGTGCTGAAAAAGGTGAACCCGGAAAGCACCCTGTTCCTGGTGGCGTCCAAAACCTTCACCACTCAGGAAACCATGACCAACGCCCACAGCGCGCGCGACTGGTTCCTGAAAACCGCCGGTGACGAAAAGCATGTGGCGAAGCACTTCGCGGCGCTCTCCACCAACGCGAAAGCGGTCGGCGATTTCGGCATCGATACCGCGAACATGTTTGAGTTCTGGGACTGGGTCGGCGGCCGTTACTCCCTCTGGTCGGCGATTGGTCTCTCTATCATTCTGTCCGTGGGCTACGACAACTTTGTCGAGCTGCTCTCCGGCGCGCACGAGATGGACAAACACTTCTCCACCACGCCGTTTGAGAAAAACCTGCCGGTGCTGCTGGCGCTGATTGGCATCTGGTACAACAACTTCTTTGGTGCCGAAACCGAAGCGATTCTGCCGTACGACCAGTACATGCACCGCTTCGCGGCGTACTTCCAGCAGGGCAATATGGAATCCAACGGTAAATACGTTGACCGTGACGGCAACGCCGTGGATTACCAGACCGGCCCGATTATCTGGGGCGAGCCGGGCACTAATGGCCAGCACGCGTTCTATCAGCTGATCCACCAGGGCACCAAACTGGTCCCGTGCGATTTCATCGCGCCGGCGATTACGCATAACCCGCTGTCTGATCATCATCCGAAACTGCTCTCAAACTTCTTCGCCCAGACCGAAGCGCTGGCGTTCGGTAAATCCCGCGACGTGGTGGAACAAGAGTTCCGCGACCAGGGCAAAGATCCGGCACAGCTGGAAAACGTGGTGCCGTTTAAAGTGTTTGAAGGCAACCGCCCGACCAACTCCATCCTGCTGCGTGAAATCACCCCGTTCAGCCTGGGCGCGCTGATTGCGCTCTATGAGCACAAAATCTTCACCCAGGGCGCCATCCTGAACATCTTTACCTTCGACCAGTGGGGCGTGGAGCTGGGCAAACAGCTCGCTAACCGCATCCTGCCGGAGCTGGGCGATGATAAATCGGTCGACAGCCATGACAGCTCCACCAACGGCTTAATTAACCGTTATAAAGCCTGGCGCGGCTGA
- a CDS encoding YjbF family lipoprotein, which produces MKRLAIVLMCLMIQACSTTTKGLGNSLRQSIFGPDGVQLTDDDIQNMPYASQYMTLNNGPQLFVVLAFSENGQQKWVTQDRATIVTQRGRVVKTLSLADNLIDINNLAADPLVHANQIIDGASWTRTMGWTERHQVRYATARSTFTWDGTDTLKVGSDITPVRVLDEEVTTEAATWHNRFWVDSDGQIRQSKQYLGAGYFPVTTILLKAAK; this is translated from the coding sequence GTGAAGCGACTCGCGATTGTGTTGATGTGCCTGATGATTCAGGCCTGCTCCACCACGACCAAGGGACTCGGCAATTCACTCAGGCAAAGTATTTTCGGCCCGGATGGCGTGCAGCTCACGGATGACGATATCCAGAACATGCCCTACGCCAGCCAGTACATGACGCTGAATAACGGCCCGCAACTCTTTGTGGTCCTCGCCTTTTCTGAAAACGGCCAGCAAAAATGGGTGACGCAGGACCGCGCGACCATCGTGACGCAGCGCGGGCGCGTCGTGAAAACCTTAAGCCTCGCCGACAACCTGATAGACATCAATAATCTGGCGGCCGATCCGCTGGTTCATGCCAACCAGATTATCGACGGCGCAAGCTGGACGCGCACGATGGGCTGGACCGAGCGTCATCAGGTGCGTTACGCCACCGCCCGCTCCACCTTTACCTGGGACGGCACCGATACCCTGAAAGTGGGCAGCGACATCACGCCGGTGCGCGTGCTGGATGAAGAAGTGACCACGGAAGCCGCCACCTGGCACAACCGCTTCTGGGTGGACAGCGATGGACAGATTCGTCAGTCAAAACAATATCTGGGAGCGGGGTATTTTCCGGTCACCACCATTCTGTTGAAGGCAGCGAAATAA
- a CDS encoding DUF3811 domain-containing protein: MSLPRLTQKEMTESEQRELKTLLDRARIAHGRPLTNSEANHVKKEYIDKLMAQREQAAKQTRKQKKAQAYKPDSDATFSWSASTPVRGRR, translated from the coding sequence ATGTCCCTGCCCCGACTGACCCAGAAAGAGATGACGGAAAGCGAACAGCGCGAATTAAAAACCCTGCTCGACCGCGCCCGCATCGCCCATGGCCGCCCGCTCACGAATTCCGAAGCCAACCACGTCAAAAAAGAGTATATCGACAAGCTGATGGCGCAGCGCGAACAGGCGGCGAAGCAGACGCGCAAACAGAAAAAAGCGCAGGCGTATAAACCGGACAGCGACGCGACCTTTTCGTGGTCGGCCAGCACGCCCGTGCGGGGACGGCGTTAA
- a CDS encoding RtcB family protein, whose translation MQENHYQTLAQANGAPVKMWTHGVPVEPEAREQLLKTAKMPFIFKHLAVMPDVHLGKGSTIGSVIPTKGAIIPAAVGVDIGCGMIAVRTSLVARDLPDNLSGLRSAIEQAVPHGRTTGRGQRDKGAWSNTPQDVDHHWAPLASRFKRLTDKYPNLLKTNNHQHLGTLGTGNHFIEICLDEQERVWVMLHSGSRGVGNAIGTHFIGLAQKDMQRHMANLPDRDLAYFEEGSKHYADYIEAVEWAQDFARQNREVMMNRVLAALSAIITKPFMTQQEAVNCHHNYVQKETHFGEEILVTRKGAVSAQKGQMGIIPGSMGAKSFIVRGLGNEESFCSCSHGAGRAMSRTAAKKRFTVEDQIRATAHVECRKDSDVLDEIPMAYKDIDAVMAAQSSLVEIVHTLRQVVCVKG comes from the coding sequence ATGCAAGAGAATCACTATCAGACGCTGGCGCAGGCTAACGGCGCGCCGGTAAAAATGTGGACCCACGGCGTGCCGGTAGAGCCGGAAGCGCGTGAGCAACTGCTGAAAACGGCGAAAATGCCGTTTATTTTTAAACATCTGGCGGTGATGCCGGATGTGCATCTGGGTAAAGGATCGACCATCGGCAGCGTGATCCCGACCAAAGGGGCGATTATCCCGGCGGCGGTGGGGGTGGATATCGGCTGCGGAATGATCGCGGTGCGCACGTCGCTCGTGGCGCGCGATCTGCCGGATAACCTGAGCGGGCTGCGCAGCGCCATCGAACAGGCCGTTCCGCACGGGCGCACCACAGGGCGCGGCCAGCGTGATAAAGGCGCGTGGTCGAACACGCCGCAGGATGTGGATCACCACTGGGCGCCGCTTGCGTCGCGCTTTAAGCGCCTGACGGATAAATATCCCAACCTGTTGAAGACTAATAATCATCAGCATCTGGGAACGCTCGGTACGGGTAACCACTTTATCGAGATCTGCCTTGATGAGCAGGAGCGCGTGTGGGTGATGCTGCACAGCGGGTCGCGCGGCGTGGGTAACGCCATCGGCACCCATTTCATCGGGCTTGCGCAGAAAGATATGCAGCGCCATATGGCGAATCTGCCGGACCGCGATCTCGCCTATTTTGAAGAAGGCAGCAAACACTACGCCGATTACATTGAGGCGGTCGAATGGGCCCAGGATTTCGCGCGCCAGAACCGCGAAGTGATGATGAACCGCGTGCTGGCGGCGCTTTCCGCGATTATCACGAAGCCGTTTATGACGCAGCAGGAGGCCGTGAACTGCCACCATAACTACGTGCAGAAAGAGACGCACTTTGGTGAAGAGATCCTGGTGACGCGCAAAGGGGCGGTGTCGGCGCAAAAAGGCCAGATGGGGATCATTCCGGGGTCCATGGGCGCGAAAAGCTTTATCGTGCGCGGGCTGGGAAACGAAGAGAGCTTTTGTTCATGCAGCCACGGCGCAGGGCGCGCGATGAGCCGTACCGCGGCGAAAAAACGCTTCACGGTGGAAGATCAAATTCGCGCCACGGCGCACGTTGAGTGCCGTAAAGACAGCGACGTGCTCGATGAGATCCCGATGGCGTATAAAGACATCGACGCCGTGATGGCCGCGCAGTCGTCGCTGGTGGAGATTGTGCATACGCTGCGTCAGGTCGTGTGCGTGAAAGGATAA
- the yjbE gene encoding exopolysaccharide production protein YjbE, giving the protein MKKILSGVFAIAALGAVSAQAAPVSVGEAAGSAATSVSVGSSSASASSTVGSVVGVALAATGGGDGSNTGTTTTTTTSTTTQ; this is encoded by the coding sequence ATGAAGAAAATCCTTAGTGGCGTTTTCGCCATTGCAGCGCTTGGCGCTGTCTCAGCCCAGGCGGCACCGGTTAGCGTCGGTGAAGCGGCAGGCTCAGCAGCGACCTCCGTGTCGGTTGGCAGCTCCAGCGCCAGCGCGTCAAGCACTGTAGGGTCGGTTGTCGGTGTGGCGCTTGCCGCCACCGGCGGCGGCGATGGTTCCAATACCGGGACCACCACCACCACCACCACCAGCACGACCACCCAGTAA
- the lysC gene encoding lysine-sensitive aspartokinase 3, with product MRDSLVVAKFGGTSVADFDAMNRSADVVLDDGHVRLVVLSASAGITNLLVALAEGPEATERFVKLDAIRKIQYDILERLQNPAVIREEIDRLLENIATLSEAASLATSTALTDELVSHGELMSTLLFVEILRERGVDALWFDVRKVMRTSDRFGRAEPDVAALAELCTQQLAPRLTEGLVITQGFIGSEAKGRTTTLGRGGSDYTAALLAEALKARRVDIWTDVPGIYTTDPRVVPAAKRIDEIAFEEAAEMATFGAKVLHPATLLPAVRSDIPVFVGSSKDPKAGGTLVCNKTTNPPLFRALALRRKQTLLTLHSLNMLHSRGFLAEVFSILARHNISVDLITTSEVSVALTLDTTGSTSTGDTLLTQALLTELSSLCRVEVEENLALVALIGNNLSKACGVGKEVFGVLEPFNIRMICYGASSYNLCFLVPGNDAEQVVQKLHQNLFE from the coding sequence ATGAGAGATTCTTTAGTGGTCGCTAAATTTGGCGGCACCAGCGTGGCGGATTTCGACGCCATGAACCGCAGCGCCGATGTCGTTCTGGACGACGGTCACGTCCGTCTGGTGGTGCTTTCCGCCTCCGCCGGGATCACTAATCTGCTGGTGGCGCTGGCGGAAGGTCCCGAAGCGACCGAGCGCTTTGTGAAGCTCGACGCCATTCGCAAGATCCAGTACGACATTCTGGAGCGCCTGCAAAACCCGGCGGTTATCCGCGAAGAGATTGATCGCCTGCTGGAAAATATCGCCACGCTTTCGGAAGCCGCGTCGCTGGCGACCTCTACCGCGCTCACCGACGAACTGGTTAGCCACGGCGAGCTGATGTCCACCCTGCTGTTTGTCGAGATCCTGCGCGAGCGCGGCGTGGACGCGCTGTGGTTTGACGTGCGTAAAGTGATGCGCACCAGCGACCGCTTCGGCCGCGCCGAGCCGGATGTCGCGGCGCTCGCGGAGCTCTGTACGCAGCAGCTCGCGCCGCGCCTGACGGAAGGGTTGGTGATCACCCAGGGGTTTATCGGCAGCGAAGCCAAAGGACGCACCACCACGCTTGGCCGCGGCGGCAGCGACTATACCGCCGCCCTGCTCGCCGAGGCGCTGAAAGCGCGCCGCGTGGATATCTGGACGGACGTGCCGGGCATCTACACCACCGATCCGCGCGTGGTGCCCGCCGCGAAACGCATTGATGAAATCGCGTTTGAAGAAGCCGCCGAAATGGCGACGTTCGGCGCCAAAGTGCTGCACCCGGCGACGCTGCTGCCCGCCGTGCGCAGCGACATTCCGGTGTTTGTCGGCTCCAGCAAAGATCCGAAAGCGGGCGGCACGCTGGTATGCAACAAAACCACCAACCCGCCGCTGTTCCGCGCGCTGGCGCTGCGCCGCAAGCAGACGCTGCTGACGCTCCACAGCCTGAACATGCTGCACTCGCGCGGTTTCCTCGCGGAAGTGTTCAGCATCCTGGCGCGACATAATATTTCGGTCGATCTCATTACCACCTCGGAAGTGAGCGTGGCGCTGACGCTCGACACCACCGGCTCCACCTCAACCGGCGACACGCTGCTGACCCAGGCATTGCTGACCGAGCTCTCCTCGCTCTGCCGCGTGGAAGTGGAGGAAAACCTGGCGCTGGTGGCGCTGATTGGCAATAACCTTTCTAAAGCCTGCGGCGTCGGCAAAGAGGTGTTTGGCGTGCTGGAGCCGTTTAACATCCGCATGATTTGCTACGGCGCGTCGAGCTATAACCTCTGCTTCCTGGTGCCGGGCAACGACGCGGAACAGGTCGTCCAGAAGCTGCACCAGAATCTTTTTGAATAA
- a CDS encoding slipin family protein, which translates to MNNKVTIRKGQLGLLAKQGDFYQVLEAGEHRLPWFNKPDVTLVEMNSGDVAPELADYLRRFQPEWVEKYCLAVDTADNETAALWRNNVLVEIIPPGARRLFWRDGDSLRAVHMDTRDVQVPTEIMTAVLQPRGRDAVVKGRDAILTVNVPAWHAGVLKIDGVTQPLLPPGLSAYWKINHLVEAEVVDTRLQAMEVSGQEILTKDKVNLRINLGANWRYQDVLQAYSQLAKPLEHLYRELQFGLREAVGTRTLDELLENKQVIDDVVSAQVIARMAPFGIDVASTGVKDIVLPGDMKTILSRLVEAEKSAQANVIRRREETAATRSLLNTAKVMENNPVALRLKELETLEKVAERIDKISVFGGLDQVLQGLVQIKGV; encoded by the coding sequence ATGAATAACAAAGTGACGATTCGTAAGGGCCAGCTGGGTTTACTGGCAAAACAGGGCGACTTTTATCAGGTGCTGGAAGCAGGCGAGCATCGCCTGCCTTGGTTTAACAAACCGGACGTGACGCTGGTGGAGATGAACAGCGGCGACGTCGCGCCGGAACTGGCCGACTATCTGCGCCGTTTTCAGCCAGAATGGGTAGAGAAATATTGCCTGGCGGTCGATACCGCCGATAACGAAACCGCGGCGCTGTGGCGCAACAACGTGCTGGTGGAAATTATCCCGCCGGGCGCGCGGCGTCTCTTTTGGCGCGACGGCGACAGCCTGCGCGCCGTGCATATGGATACCCGCGACGTGCAGGTACCGACGGAGATAATGACCGCCGTGCTGCAACCGCGCGGCCGCGATGCCGTAGTGAAAGGGCGCGACGCGATCCTGACCGTTAACGTGCCCGCCTGGCATGCGGGCGTGCTGAAAATCGACGGCGTCACCCAGCCGCTGCTGCCGCCAGGCTTAAGCGCGTACTGGAAAATCAACCATCTGGTGGAGGCGGAAGTGGTGGATACGCGCCTTCAGGCGATGGAAGTGTCCGGTCAGGAGATCCTGACTAAAGATAAAGTGAACCTGCGCATTAATCTGGGGGCCAACTGGCGCTATCAGGACGTGTTGCAGGCGTACAGCCAGCTTGCCAAACCGCTGGAGCATTTATACCGCGAATTGCAGTTTGGGCTGCGCGAGGCGGTCGGCACCCGCACGCTCGATGAGCTGCTGGAAAATAAACAGGTTATCGACGATGTGGTGAGCGCGCAGGTTATCGCACGTATGGCGCCGTTTGGTATCGACGTGGCGTCGACCGGCGTGAAAGACATCGTGCTGCCGGGCGACATGAAAACGATTTTGTCGCGGCTGGTGGAAGCGGAGAAATCCGCGCAGGCGAACGTGATTCGTCGTCGTGAAGAGACCGCCGCGACCCGTTCGCTGCTGAACACCGCGAAAGTGATGGAAAACAACCCGGTCGCGCTGCGACTGAAAGAGCTCGAAACCCTGGAAAAAGTGGCGGAGCGTATCGATAAGATCTCCGTATTCGGCGGCCTGGATCAGGTGCTGCAGGGGCTGGTACAGATTAAAGGGGTATGA
- a CDS encoding type II toxin-antitoxin system RelE/ParE family toxin, whose translation MIKPLFWVGQARKDLQALPEDVQDLFGYALYLAQQGRRHPQAKPLKGFGGAGVLEVVEDNQGNTFRAVYTVRLREAIYVLHVFQKKSSSCIATPRPEMDKIEQRLKAAQCHAGGLK comes from the coding sequence ATGATAAAACCGTTGTTTTGGGTCGGGCAGGCCAGAAAAGATCTTCAGGCGCTGCCGGAGGATGTTCAGGATCTTTTTGGTTATGCGCTTTACCTGGCGCAGCAGGGCAGACGCCATCCGCAGGCTAAACCCCTCAAAGGATTCGGCGGCGCGGGTGTGCTTGAGGTGGTGGAGGATAACCAGGGAAATACCTTTAGGGCGGTCTATACCGTGCGCCTGAGAGAGGCGATTTATGTCCTGCACGTTTTCCAGAAGAAATCCTCTTCCTGTATTGCCACGCCCCGACCGGAAATGGACAAAATTGAACAGCGACTGAAAGCCGCGCAATGCCACGCCGGAGGGCTGAAATGA
- a CDS encoding helix-turn-helix domain-containing protein, translated as MTADIERSNGNVYDDLGLIDAEEMQLKAQLAMAITDLLKARGLTQQEAARLLGMTQPKLSLLLRGQFRGISETKMMACLMLLGRDISIVVGEAQQARGKMRLIYQPA; from the coding sequence ATGACAGCAGACATTGAACGCAGTAACGGAAATGTGTATGACGATCTCGGGCTTATCGATGCCGAAGAGATGCAGCTAAAAGCGCAGCTCGCGATGGCCATTACCGACCTTCTTAAAGCGCGCGGCTTAACCCAGCAGGAGGCGGCACGTCTTCTGGGCATGACCCAGCCAAAACTCTCTTTGTTACTTCGCGGCCAGTTTCGCGGGATCAGCGAAACGAAAATGATGGCCTGCCTGATGCTCCTCGGGCGAGATATCAGCATCGTCGTGGGCGAGGCACAACAGGCGCGCGGAAAAATGCGCCTGATCTATCAGCCCGCCTGA